The Coffea arabica cultivar ET-39 chromosome 1e, Coffea Arabica ET-39 HiFi, whole genome shotgun sequence genome has a window encoding:
- the LOC113704640 gene encoding putative late blight resistance protein homolog R1A-4 → MYKTTRQMELMACIDSILDKLRLLVPQGDLCKYDRALNELKVELGLVKTFLLCQWKLRYQFVGLEDSVRENGQQFYTLLLGFEDDGLSPSDLAGSASTFGGILKSFKQGIRKSYVDISNSLAKSVSESRIRFNTRDFYEWTSIFWDGQSYGCRSMLDRLLASSSSLTDEFMEFFHSLLENFVDILNWGEAYDSELEKLLEPLQEKLVFLKNFILLARLQGKPERKLMEHCGVVALSAAHLCHSCWFFRDDNEVFVGISSKIDEVKHQIKPIVEQVRLAYISILESGSSSLAMSTEADMTIVGDFVASLLGNLWEFLVKCPTWFTSSLKHQIRILYEGLRFLRGILMKQQEDYDGLPGGIRDRFGAAVNDAGIVIFSLYQDSIREASAVEIDLKLFCLLEKIKLVKAEIEKKYPVASRSKFPPTNALELVDLVLEKLKELESCEVDPIFSFAKGGVDFLNSYLNKIQRPRVDRPFPIRSPGVPYGAPLRPWEKNTSDVDVEQRIKLEKLQHKKMQADAPFLTSFLENNLEQHIKNEKHQLQTMKGDLVSLRSLLEENGEQHNHHEDPHALWSHVIEVAYKAEFVIESLLAGDISFYSLMLFDDIAREIKLVKSLVEEATKIPRHVTSQARSQTSGASDQVSSSVCISAVDKAEVALQDEEDAVIDKLIKGPKQLDIISIVGMAGLGKTFLARRVYRDPKVTSHFHIRAWCCISQTYCKKDLLLQILACINQKIQFYEMNQDDLADKLRKCLSQNKYLIVLDDVWDTEALNALRLSFPDHTIGSRILLTSRDHGICGTPHRLRPLEEPESWDLLQKKLAIIRKKGYAPELEVPGRQIAENCKGLPLSIVIISGILAGLDRVGWEEVAERLNSNKKIGATDQCKSILELSYVHLPEHLKPCLIYFGAFSEDQEISIQRLMWLWIAEGFVQKNESESPEKIAEGYIMALVNRSLVMAGRQRSTGGVKTCFIHDLLHVFCLEKAKDQNFLQLIRGYDGFLKLDESQHLRRLSVQSQPKHFVKSRIFCPRIRSLLHASRGVGSREVLYLLSFVFHLKLLRVLDLGQISLGTAFPSEISLLVRLRFLAILGWLKGDIPSSLERLSNLETFLVTTHDSGVGLSLLQDTLVKMQKLRHLHVRGALIDLRLANDDTHCSSRLCSLDTFSTLKLYLGKSLEKTIMKFPNIRKLKCCLLPSPSEESTSDSNMVLAMHLLSQLESLKLLLGKVTAHPIEVHLPSNLKKLTLEDFSWSIMSAIRNLPNLEALKLVRQADGVKEWDMEGMEEEEFFPALKFLKLKDLSIGKWMGSGDHFPSLERLMMEGCAELEELPSCLQETLTLQFIEVRGCLFSAGDLVRDIKQQQRDYGNQDLKILISEEIEESDGDSDGW, encoded by the exons ATGTATAAAACAACAAGGCAGATGGAGTTGATGGCTTGCATTGATTCCATCTTAGATAAACTGCGGCTGTTGGTTCCCCAGGGTGATCTCTGCAAGTATGATCGTGCTTTGAATGAGCTGAAGGTGGAGCTTGGGCTAGTGAAAACATTCCTTCTGTGTCAGTGGAAATTGAGATATCAATTTGTTGGCCTGGAAGATTCCGTTCGCGAAAATGGGCAGCAGTTTTATACTCTTCTTCTTGGATTCGAGGATGATGGATTGTCCCCCAGCGACTTGGCTGGATCAGCTTCAACTTTTGGAGGTATTCTAAAGAGTTTTAAGCAAGGAATCAGGAAATCGTATGTCGATATTTCCAATTCCTTAGCGAAATCCGTCTCTGAGTCTAGAATCCGATTCAATACAAGAGATTTTTACGAATGGACCTCTATTTTTTGGGACGGTCAATCATACGGGTGTCGCAGTATGTTGGATCGCTTATTGGCATCCAGTTCTTCTTTGACAGATGAGTTCATGGAATTCTTCCACTCCTTGCTAGAGAATTTTGTGGACATTCTCAATTGGGGTGAAGCCTACGATTCGGAACTTGAAAAACTGTTGGAGCCCTTGCAAGAGAAGCTAGTATTCCTCAAAAATTTCATTCTCCTTGCTAGGTTGCAAGGCAAGCCCGAGCGGAAACTTATGGAGCACTGTGGAGTTGTGGCTCTGTCTGCAGCCCATCTTTGTCACAGCTGCTGGTTTTTCAGAGATGACAATGAAGTTTTTGTTGGAATCAGCTCCAAGATTGATGAAGTAAAACATCAGATCAAGCCTATTGTTGAACAAGTCCGTTTGGCTTATATCAGCATCTTGGAATCTGGGTCTTCATCACTTGCGATGTCCACCGAGGCGGATATGACTATAGTGGGGGACTTTGTAGCTTCCCTCCTAGGTAATCTTTGGGAGTTTCTCGTAAAGTGTCCTACCTGGTTTACTTCATCCCTAAAGCATCAAATTCGGATACTCTACGAGGGGCTGCGGTTCTTGAGAGGCATTTTGATGAAGCAGCAAGAGGATTATGATGGGCTTCCTGGAGGAATCAGGGATCGATTTGGGGCTGCGGTCAATGATGCTGGGATTGTAATTTTCTCACTATATCAGGACAGTATCCGGGAAGCTTCAGCCGTGGAAATAGATCTTAAGCTCTTTTGTTTACTGGAGAAGATCAAGCTTGTTAAGGCAGAAATTGAGAAAAAGTATCCTGTAGCATCAAGGTCCAAATTTCCTCCAACCAATGCACTAGAGTTGGTCGATCTTGTTCTAGAAAAGTTGAAGGAACTTGAAAGCTGCGAAGTTGATccaatattttcttttgcaaagggTGGAGTTGACTTCTTAAATTCATACTTGAACAAGATCCAACGCCCAAGAGTTGACCGACCTTTTCCCATTAGGTCTCCCGGGGTACCATATGGGGCGCCACTCCGACCTTGGGAGAAAAACACCTCGGACGTTGATGTGGAGCAGCGGATCAAGCTTGAAAAGCTCCAACATAAAAAGATGCAAGCTGATGCCCCATTCTTAACGTCATTCTTGGAGAATAATTTGGAGCAGCACATCAAGAATGAAAAGCACCAACTTCAGACGATGAAAGGTGATCTTGTATCTTTAAGAtcattattggaagaaaatggggAGCAACACAACCATCACGAAGATCCCCATGCCCTTTGGAGTCATGTTATAGAGGTTGCATACAAGGCAGAGTTTGTCATCGAATCCTTATTAGCTGGAGATATCTCATTCTACTCTCTGatgttatttgatgatattgcACGAGAAATTAAGCTCGTCAAAAGCCTAGTTGAGGAAGCTACCAAGATTCCGAGGCACGTGACATCACAAG CAAGAAGCCAGACGAGTGGAGCGTCCGACCAGGTGTCATCATCGGTTTGTATCTCAGCAGTCGATAAAGCTGAGGTGGCCTTGCAGGATGAGGAGGACGCAGTAATTGACAAACTTATAAAAGGTCCAAAGCAGCTGGACATCATCTCCATTGTGGGTATGGCTGGACTGGGCAAGACGTTTTTGGCACGAAGAGTTTACCGTGATCCTAAAGTTACATCTCACTTCCATATTCGGGCATGGTGTTGTATCTCCCAAACATATTGCAAGAAAGATTTGTTGCTTCAGATTTTGGCTTGCATTAACCAGAAAATTCAATTTTATGAGATGAACCAAGATGATTTGGCTGACAAACTCCGTAAATGTTTGAGTCAAAACAAATATCTCATAGTTCTGGATGATGTTTGGGACACCGAGGCATTGAATGCTTTGAGATTATCGTTCCCTGATCACACAATTGGGAGCAGAATTCTCTTAACAAGTCGAGATCATGGGATTTGTGGTACACCTCACCGACTTCGGCCACTTGAAGAACCAGAAAGCTGGGATTTACTACAGAAGAAGCTGGCAATTATTAGAAAAAAGGGCTACGCTCCAGAACTGGAAGTTCCTGGGAGGCAAATAGCAGAAAATTGTAAAGGGCTGCCTCTATCAATTGTCATCATATCTGGAATTCTTGCTGGTCTTGATCGAGTTGGTTGGGAAGAAGTTGCAGAAAGGCTGAATTCAAACAAGAAGATTGGTGCCACAGACCAGTGCAAGAGTATATTAGAGCTCAGTTATGTACATCTACCTGAACATTTGAAGCCATGCCTTATTTACTTTGGAGCATTCAGCGAAGATCAAGAAATTTCAATCCAGAGGTTGATGTGGTTGTGGATCGCCGAAGGATTTGTGCAGAAAAATGAGTCAGAGAGCCCAGAAAAAATAGCAGAAGGCTATATAATGGCTCTAGTTAACAGAAGCTTGGTTATGGCGGGGAGACAAAGATCCACAGGTGGGGTCAAGACGTGCTTCATCCATGATTTGTTGCACGTATTTTGTTTGGAAAAAGCCAAAGATCAAAATTTTCTGCAGTTGATACGAGGTTACGATGGATTTCTCAAACTTGATGAGTCACAGCACCTGCGTCGACTATCCGTTCAGTCTCAACCAAAGCATTTTGTGAAATCAAGGATATTTTGTCCCCGTATACGCTCTCTACTACATGCTTCTCGTGGGGTTGGGAGCCGTGAAGTGTTGTACCTTTTATCCTTCGTTTTTCACCTAAAACTTCTAAGAGTCTTGGATTTGGGACAAATTAGTCTAGGTACTGCTTTCCCGAGTGAAATAAGCTTGCTCGTCCGGCTGAGGTTCTTGGCAATTCTAGGTTGGCTCAAGGGCGACATTCCATCCTCACTAGAAAGACTCTCAAATTTGGAGACTTTTTTAGTGACAACACATGATTCTGGTGTCGGTCTCTCTTTACTGCAAGATACTTTAGTGAAAATGCAGAAATTGAGGCATCTACATGTACGTGGTGCTTTGATCGATCTTAGGTTGGCCAATGACGACACTCATTGCTCCTCCAGATTATGCAGTTTAGATACATTTTCCACTTTAAAGCTTTATCTGGGGAAAAGCTTGGAAAAGACGATTATGAAGTTTCCAAATATCCGCAAGCTAAAATGCTGTCTCTTGCCATCACCATCAGAAGAATCCACTAGTGACAGCAACATGGTCCTGGCAATGCACCTTCTGAGTCAACTAGAATCACTAAAGCTGCTTCTAGGTAAAGTGACTGCACATCCCATCGAAGTTCATCTCCCCTCGAATCTTAAGAAGTTGACACTGGAGGACTTCTCATGGAGCATAATGTCCGCAATCAGAAACCTACCAAATCTCGAGGCTCTTAAATTAGTCCGACAAGCTGATGGGGTAAAGGAGTGGGACATGGAAGGcatggaagaagaagaattcTTCCCAGCACTCAAGTTCTTGAAATTGAAAGATTTGAGCATTGGCAAATGGATGGGATCAGGAGATCACTTTCCCAGTCTTGAGAGATTAATGATGGAAGGTTGTGCAGAGTTGGAAGAGCTCCCTTCTTGTTTACAGGAAACTTTAACTCTTCAATTCATTGAGGTGCGTGGATGTCTCTTTTCTGCCGGGGATTTAGTTCGAGACATTAAGCAACAGCAGAGAGACTATGGAAATCAGGATCTGAAAATCCTTATCTCAGAAGAAATTGAGGAGTCAGATGGAGATTCAGATGGATGGTGA